Part of the Candidatus Eisenbacteria bacterium genome, AGCTGTTCCGGCGCTGCCCGACTCCCGAGGCCTACCTCGAGCTGGGTCAGGCGGGTCTCGAGAAGATGATCCACAGCACCGGCTTCTTCAGGAACAAGGCGAAGAGCATCCTGGGCACCTGCGCGCGAATGGTCGAGGCCTTCGGCGGCGAGGTCCCCTCGTCCATGGACGAGCTCCTCACTCTCCCCGGCGTCGGCCGCAAGACCGCGAATGTCATCCTGGGCGCGTCGTTCGGCCGGCAAGAGGGGATCGCCGTCGACACGCACGTCGCGCGCGTCAGCCGGAGGCTGGGTCTCACGGACCAGGAGGATCCCGTGAAGATCGAGGCCGACCTGATGGCGCTGTTCCCTCGGACGGACTGGACATCGCTCTCGCACCGGATCATCTTGCACGGGCGGCAGGTCTGCGCGGCCCGGGCGCCCAGGTGCGATGCGTGCCTGCTGGCGCAGCGGTGCCCCTTCGCCGCGCGGGGTCGCGGGACGCCTTCGGGGGCCCGGCACGGTCGCTAGGCAGGGCGTCGGCTGCGCGGAGCCCGCCGGGTGGGGTCGAGGACGGGCGCGGTAGCACGATCCGCCGCTACAGGGTCCCTCGTCATGGCTCCCCCCGCGGGGATCAGACCTGGCGCACCTTCACTCGCAACCATGCCCGAGCGGTCTGGGCATGCGACTTCCTCACCCAGCACACCGCCCTCTTCGCTGTCGCCTATCTGTTCGTTGTCATGGAAATCGAGTCCCGGCGCATCGTCCACGTCAACGTCATTCGCAATCCCGCACTGGCCTGGACGAAAGAGCAGATCCGCTCCTGGCAAGAGGGATCGCGAAGCCCGTAACGCAGCGGTCCCTCGAGCGCCTCACGGCCGCACGAGGGGACCGCCCCTGGTTCCGCTTGCGGAGCGATCGGTGCTGCTCTATCCTGGTCGCAAGCGCATTCGGCCTCATCATGTGGAGGGCCCATGAGTTCACATCGCCACAGGTGGGTCATGACTGATCTGCGGGCCGGCTATCTCGTCGCCGAAGCCTGCTATGAGTGCGGCGCCCGCAGTTCCTTCTTCTCTGGCGAACCGGTCCCGCCTGTCGACGAGTACAAGGAAGGCCGCCACTACTGGATCTACCAAGGGAGCTTCCAGGCAGTGAAGTTCCATCTCAAGTGCACGGAGTGCGGCCGGCAGGTGGATCTCGATGACATGACGGCCCTCATGATGTCCACCTGCGACGACCCCGCGTGCCCCGTCGGACGGCTCGTCACGAAGCAGAGCCCGGGGTCGTGGGTGTACGTGGCCCTGTGCGGAAACAGCAAGCATCCCTCGGGGCGCTGCGTGAGCCCTGAGGGGATCGAGG contains:
- the nth gene encoding endonuclease III, producing the protein MRATGKTEAGRVAAIRPLARWIAGRLARAYPEARCTLDHATPLELYVATVLSAQCTDARVNQVTPELFRRCPTPEAYLELGQAGLEKMIHSTGFFRNKAKSILGTCARMVEAFGGEVPSSMDELLTLPGVGRKTANVILGASFGRQEGIAVDTHVARVSRRLGLTDQEDPVKIEADLMALFPRTDWTSLSHRIILHGRQVCAARAPRCDACLLAQRCPFAARGRGTPSGARHGR